The Terriglobales bacterium genomic interval CCGACTGTTCCCGCGAGGAGTATCTGAAGAAGAAGCTGGTGAAAGGGAAGGGCGGGGTCTTCAAGCTGACCGCCGGCCTGCAAGGCGAGTTCGGCCCTGACCGCGTCTTCAACTCACCCCTGGCGGAGGCCAACATCGTCGGGCGCGCGGTGGGCATGGGCACCCGCGGCCTGAAACCGGTGGTCGAGATCCAGTTCTTCGACTACATCTGGCCCGCCATGCACCAGTTGCGCAACGAGATGCCGCTCATCCGCTGGCGCTCCAACAACGCTTTCTCCTGCCCGGCGGTGGTGCGCGTGGCCATCGGCGGCTATCTGACCGGCGGCGCCGTCTATCACTCGCAGTGCGGCGAGAGCATCTTTACCCATACTCCAGGCATCCGCGTCTGCTTCCCCTCCAACGCCCTCGACGCCAACGGCCTGTTGCGCACCGCCATCCGCTGCGACGACCCGGTGCTGTTCCTGGAGCACAAGCGTCTCTACCGCGAGCCCTTCGGACGCGCCCCCTACCCCGGACCCGACCACATGGTGCCCTTCGGCAAAGCGCGCGTCTGGAAAGAGGGGAGGGACATCACCCTCGTCTCCTACGGTGCCGTCATTCCTCGCGCTCTGCAGGCCGCGCAGCGCCTGGAGCGCGAGCGCGGCCTCAGCGTCGAGGTCCTGGACCTGCGCACTCTGAACCCGTACGACTGGGAGGCGATCGCCAACTCGGTGCGCAAGACCAGCCGCGTGCTGGTCGCGCACGAGGACACGCTCAGCTGGGGCTATGGCGCCGAGCTCGCCGCCCGCATCGCCGACGAACTCTTCGATTACCTCGATGCCCCGGTCCGCCGCCTGGCCGCCGAGGACACCTTCGTCGCCTACCAGCCGGTGCTGGAGGACGAGATCCTGCCCCAGGCGGACGACGTGTACCAAGCCCTGGTTTCGCTGGCAGAGTTCTAGCCCGTGCCTCGACCGGGGCGGCGGAAACCCGGAAAGCACGCCATTCCCGGCGCTGCCTGTGCCACAATTCCCGTATCGGGTCCTGAGCGGGCCTCTGTGTTCGACCGCACGTAGGCTTGTGACGCGCGTCACCGCCCGGGGTGTGGACGGCGGGCTACTTTGCTGTAGCGGCATCCCTCGCGGGCTGCCGTCTGCATTCCTACATCCGCATGCCTGCTCAGGAGGAGGGGCCAGTGAAGACTGTTTTCGTCGTGGGGGCCGGCCCGGCCGGGCTCTTCGCCGCTCAAAAGATCGCTCAGGCGGGACACACCGTGGTGGTGTTCAACCGGGACATCAAGCCCGGCGGGCTCGCCGAATACGGCATTTATCCCGTCAAGGACAAGATGAAGTTCGGGCTGCGCAAGCAGTTCGCCAAGATCTTCGCCCTGCCCAACGTGTACTACTTCGGGGGAGTGAAAGTCGGCACCGAGTGCCCGCTGAAGATCGAAGACCTGCGCCAGTTCAATCCCTCGGCCATGCTGTTCAGCGTGGGCGCCCAGGGCACCAAGAGCCTGGGCCTGCCCGGCGAGAATGCCAAGGGCGTTTATTCCGCCAAGGACTTTGTGTACTTCTACAACCAGCTGCCGCCCTTCGCCTCGCAGGACTTTTCCACCGGCAAGCGCATCGCCATCGTGGGCATGGGCAACGTCATGGTGGACATCGCCCGCTGGGTCATGCAGGACGATCCCAACCGCGTGACCGAAGAGGTCATCGTGGTCGCCCGCCGCGGCCCCTTCGAGGCCAAGTTCGACGAGAAGGAGATCGCCCACCTCGAAGAGCACCTCGACCAGGACGAGTTCCGCGCCGAGGTCGAGCGCATCAAGGACAAGCTGGCCGCGGTCGGCCAGGACCCCTCCAAGATCGCCGACGAGAATTTCCCCTTCCTCAAGAAGCCGGCCTACGTGCGCAAGAAGCCGGGCATCCGCTTCCGCTTCCTGTGCTCGCCCAAGGAGATCCACGCCGGCCCCGACGGCCGCATCAACCGTCTGACCGTTACCGAGAACCTCCTGGTGGCCAAGGGCAGCGGCACCGCCGCCAAGGCCACCGAGCAGACCACCGACCTCGATGTGGACACCATGATCTTCGCCATCGGCGACGCTCACGATCCCAAGGTCGGCCTGCCCATGGGGCCGGAAGGCTACGCCACCCGTCCTCCGGCCGAGCCCGGCAAGCCCGTGTACCAGGTCTATGACCCGGCCACCGGCAAGGACTTGGAAGGCGTGTACGTCGGCGGATGGGCCCGCCGGGCCAGCGAAGGCCTGGTCGGCATCGCCCGTCACGACGGCGAAGTCGCCGCCGCCGAGGTCCTCCAGTATCTCGAGAAGGCCTCGGAACAGGCGGCCACGAGTCCGGCCGACATTCAGCGCAACCTGGAGCGGCGCGGACTGCGCCCGGTGAACAAGGCCGACCTTGAGCTGCTCGACGCCGCCGCTGACCGCGAAGCCAAGGCCCGCGGCCTCGGCTTCTTCAAGTTCTCCGACAACGAGACCATGCTCAAGGTCATCGCCGGGGAGAAGGCGAAGAAGAACGAGCTGGTGAGCGCCGATTAAGCGAGGTTTCGATTGACACCCCGCCTGAATTCGGGCAGAATGCACGGATTCAGGCGGATTTCTATGCGCGCCCTTCGATTTACGGGCTTTACCTACGCTGGCTTCCGATTTACCGGGAGCGGCTGGGGCGAAGCTTGGACGCGCATCACCAGATGAACTGACCGCCAAGATTTCAGCCAATCAGCCGCGACCCCGGTCGCGGCTGTTGCTTTTTCGGGAGACAGGGAGGCCCAACATGATCGTCAACATGAAAGATGTCGCCAGCGAAGAACAGATCCAGCACGTGATCAAGCGGGTGCAGGAAGCGGGCTACCAGGCCCACGTGACCCGCGGCACGGAGCGCACCATCATCGCCTGCGTGGGCAGTTCCGGCCGCCGCCACGAGATCGAGGCGCTGCAGGCCGCTCCCGGCGTGGACAACTGCGTCCCCATCGCCACCCCGTTCAAGCTGGTGAGCCGGCAGACCCGTCCCACCGGCACCGTGGTCAAGGTCGGCAACGTCAGCATCGGCGCCCACAAGGTGGTGGTCATCGCCGGGCCGTGCTCGGTGGAATCGCGCGAGCAGATGCTGACCGCCGCTCACGGCGTCAAGGCCTCCGGCGCCACCATGCTGCGCGGCGGAGCCTACAAGCCTCGCACCTCCCCCTACGACTTCCAGGGCCTGGGCGTGGAAGCGCTGGAGATCCTGCGCGCCGCCCGCGAGGAGACCGGCTTGCCCGTGGTCACCGAGGTTATGGGCAGCGAGGACGTGGACCTGATCTCGGAGTACGCCGACATGCTGCAGGTCGGCGCCCGTAACATGCAGAACTACAATCTGCTGCGCCGCCTGGCGCGCGCCGACAAGCCCGTCCTGCTGAAGCGCGGGCCCTCGGCCACCATCAAGGAGTGGTTGCTCGCCGCCGAGTACCTGCTCTCCGGCGGCAACGCCAATGTGGTGCTCTGCGAGCGCGGCATCAAGACCTTCGAGACCGACCTGCGCAACACCATCGACCTGGCGGCCGTCGCCCTGGCCAAGGAACTCTCCCACCTGCCGGTGATCGCCGATCCCTCGCACGGCACCGGACGGCGCAGCCTGATCGCTCCGGTCTCGCGCGCCGCGGTGGCGCTGGGGGCCGACGGGCTCATCATCGAGGTGCATCCGTGTCCGGAGCGCGCGCTTTCTGATGGCGCGCAGTCTCTCGACCTGGACGGCTTCGCCGAAGTGATGCGCGGCTTGGGCGATCCCATGCGCGCTGTCGCCACCCCGCAGGAGGTTCCGCGCAAGTATGCGGCGCGGGCGGCCAGCGCCTCCGGCTCGCACGACATCCAGAGCTTCAGTTTCTGAAACGTGGGCGCGGGTCTCCGACCTGCGCCCACGTCTATTTGGACTTGGACGGCCCGCCGCCGCCGCGCATCACCGCGTCCAGCGCGATTGGTCCTCCGCCGAAGAAGATGAGTGCGAACGCCAGGGCGGCGCACGCCAGGGGAAATCCGTAACCTAGCGGTCCTCTCAATCCATGCGGCCAGGTGACCTTGGCGATGGCCACGCACATCTCGACGAACAGGGCGAGGGCAGCCACGCGCGTCAGGAGCCCCAGCACCAGCAGCGTACCGCCGCCCAGTTCCGCCACCACCGCCACGTAAGCCATCCACCAGGGGAAGCCGAAGCCCTTGACGATGCTCACAAATGCCGACATCCCGCCGAGCGCCTTCTGCGCCCCGTAGGCGATCATGATGGCGCCCAGGGCCAGGCGCATCACCAGCAAGCCCAGCGGCTGCAGGCGGTCCAGGAATCGCAAGCTAGCCCCTCCCCGATACGTAAGCCTGGATCTTGCCTGTTTCGCTGAGCTTCGCGGATTCCTCCGAATAGCTCAGGCTTACCCCGCGGCGCTGCATCTCGGCCACGAATTCCGGGGTCGGCACGTCGCTCTCCTGGTAGATGCCGCCGCGCTTGGCGATCTTCCCGCTGCACATCATCTGCAGTACGATCGACGCCGGCCAGGCGGTGGTGCGCATCATCGCCGACATCTTCGTGCTCGGATCGTAGTCGTCGAACAGGGAATACGAGTACACCGAGCCCTGGGCGTGCGCCTCCACCCGCAGGATGCAGATGTCGGGATCGTTGCCAGCGAATTTCTCGCTTAGGATCTGCGCCGTCAGCTCCCGCGGGGCGATCGTCGCTTTTCCCACTTTCCGTTTTGCGCTGGAGAACAGCCCCAGGTCGTAGAGCAGCCGCACCATGGCGAAGTGGATGGGATAGCGCAGCGTCTTCTCGAAGCACTCGCCCACCTTGCCCTGGAAGGTCTCGGGCAGGGTCGAAGTCCCGCCCGAGGTGTGGAAGGCGATCAGCCGGGGCAGGCCGCGGATCTCGAAGTCTTCGGGCTCGGTCAGCGGCTCGAGGTAGGTGATCTTGCCGCCGCGCAGTACCTTGGCCGGTTCCACGTATTCGTTGATCAGCCCCTCCACCGAGAACACCAGTTGGTAGTAGAACGGCGGCTTGGGATTCCTGGGCAGGCCGCCGACGTAGATCTTCAGCGCGTCGGCCTTGCCGCCCGCCTTGCGCATCAGCTCGCCCGCCATGATCGACGCCATGCCCGGCGACAGCCCGCAGTCCGGCGCGATGCCCACGCCCTTCTTCTCCGCCTGCTTGCTGAGCGCATATTCCTGCTTGACCACGGTGTTGTTGCCGCCCAGGTCGGCAAAATGGCAGCCCGCCTCGATGGCCGCCTTGCACAGACCAAGGTTGAAGAAGTAGGGGATGGCGGAGAGCACGCCATCGTGCCCGCGCATCAGCTTCTTCGCCGCCGCCGGTTTGCGGGCGTCGAACACAACCGCCCGCACCTTCTTACCGCTGGCCAGCTTGTTCACCCGCGCCGCGGCAGCT includes:
- a CDS encoding saccharopine dehydrogenase C-terminal domain-containing protein, yielding MKLLVIGAGMMGSAAAYDMARAEQVESVTLADSDGRKAKAAAARVNKLASGKKVRAVVFDARKPAAAKKLMRGHDGVLSAIPYFFNLGLCKAAIEAGCHFADLGGNNTVVKQEYALSKQAEKKGVGIAPDCGLSPGMASIMAGELMRKAGGKADALKIYVGGLPRNPKPPFYYQLVFSVEGLINEYVEPAKVLRGGKITYLEPLTEPEDFEIRGLPRLIAFHTSGGTSTLPETFQGKVGECFEKTLRYPIHFAMVRLLYDLGLFSSAKRKVGKATIAPRELTAQILSEKFAGNDPDICILRVEAHAQGSVYSYSLFDDYDPSTKMSAMMRTTAWPASIVLQMMCSGKIAKRGGIYQESDVPTPEFVAEMQRRGVSLSYSEESAKLSETGKIQAYVSGRG
- a CDS encoding FAD-dependent oxidoreductase, with protein sequence MKTVFVVGAGPAGLFAAQKIAQAGHTVVVFNRDIKPGGLAEYGIYPVKDKMKFGLRKQFAKIFALPNVYYFGGVKVGTECPLKIEDLRQFNPSAMLFSVGAQGTKSLGLPGENAKGVYSAKDFVYFYNQLPPFASQDFSTGKRIAIVGMGNVMVDIARWVMQDDPNRVTEEVIVVARRGPFEAKFDEKEIAHLEEHLDQDEFRAEVERIKDKLAAVGQDPSKIADENFPFLKKPAYVRKKPGIRFRFLCSPKEIHAGPDGRINRLTVTENLLVAKGSGTAAKATEQTTDLDVDTMIFAIGDAHDPKVGLPMGPEGYATRPPAEPGKPVYQVYDPATGKDLEGVYVGGWARRASEGLVGIARHDGEVAAAEVLQYLEKASEQAATSPADIQRNLERRGLRPVNKADLELLDAAADREAKARGLGFFKFSDNETMLKVIAGEKAKKNELVSAD
- a CDS encoding DoxX family protein gives rise to the protein MRFLDRLQPLGLLVMRLALGAIMIAYGAQKALGGMSAFVSIVKGFGFPWWMAYVAVVAELGGGTLLVLGLLTRVAALALFVEMCVAIAKVTWPHGLRGPLGYGFPLACAALAFALIFFGGGPIALDAVMRGGGGPSKSK
- the aroF gene encoding 3-deoxy-7-phosphoheptulonate synthase, which codes for MIVNMKDVASEEQIQHVIKRVQEAGYQAHVTRGTERTIIACVGSSGRRHEIEALQAAPGVDNCVPIATPFKLVSRQTRPTGTVVKVGNVSIGAHKVVVIAGPCSVESREQMLTAAHGVKASGATMLRGGAYKPRTSPYDFQGLGVEALEILRAAREETGLPVVTEVMGSEDVDLISEYADMLQVGARNMQNYNLLRRLARADKPVLLKRGPSATIKEWLLAAEYLLSGGNANVVLCERGIKTFETDLRNTIDLAAVALAKELSHLPVIADPSHGTGRRSLIAPVSRAAVALGADGLIIEVHPCPERALSDGAQSLDLDGFAEVMRGLGDPMRAVATPQEVPRKYAARAASASGSHDIQSFSF